A stretch of Pseudobdellovibrionaceae bacterium DNA encodes these proteins:
- a CDS encoding isopenicillin N synthase family oxygenase — MRQVPVLSLKAFTDGADNERRRFIEQLYSGIKDYGFIILKDHDVSSSLLRQGYDILERFYAQPTEIKKKYAGVHGGQRGYTPFGTEHAKNAAVMDLKEFWHVGREVPEGHNLAKYYPNNVWPSEIPEFRPTFEQLYFKLEEAGKALLQALTLPLDVPQHYFDNMVSEGNSILRLLHYPPIPAGTDPRCLRAAPHEDINLITILPAATATGLQLKDRDGTWLDVDAEPDTLIVDAGDMLARITNEVIPSTTHQVINSPEAGQKSRYSMPFFMHPNPEAILSCIPSCRGAGAKYPDISSHDFLMQRLREIGLLK; from the coding sequence ATGCGCCAGGTACCCGTACTGAGTCTGAAGGCCTTCACGGACGGAGCGGACAACGAACGCCGCCGTTTCATCGAACAACTCTATTCCGGCATCAAAGATTACGGCTTCATCATCCTGAAAGATCACGACGTTTCGTCGAGCTTGCTTCGCCAAGGCTACGATATTCTGGAGCGTTTCTACGCGCAGCCGACCGAAATCAAAAAGAAGTACGCGGGCGTCCACGGTGGACAGCGCGGCTACACTCCGTTCGGCACCGAACACGCGAAAAATGCGGCGGTCATGGACTTGAAAGAGTTCTGGCACGTCGGTCGTGAAGTTCCCGAAGGTCACAATTTGGCGAAGTACTATCCGAACAACGTTTGGCCCTCGGAGATTCCCGAGTTCCGTCCGACCTTCGAGCAGCTTTACTTCAAGCTCGAAGAAGCGGGCAAAGCGCTCCTGCAAGCGCTGACCTTGCCGCTCGACGTGCCCCAACACTACTTCGACAACATGGTGTCGGAGGGGAACTCGATCCTGCGTCTGCTGCACTATCCGCCGATCCCCGCGGGCACCGATCCGCGCTGCCTGCGCGCGGCTCCGCATGAAGACATCAATCTGATCACGATCTTGCCCGCCGCGACCGCGACGGGACTGCAACTGAAAGATCGCGATGGCACTTGGCTGGACGTTGACGCCGAGCCCGACACGCTGATCGTCGATGCGGGCGACATGCTCGCGCGGATCACGAATGAAGTCATTCCTTCGACCACGCACCAAGTGATCAACTCGCCGGAAGCCGGTCAGAAGAGCCGCTATTCGATGCCCTTCTTCATGCACCCGAATCCCGAGGCGATTTTGAGCTGCATCCCGAGCTGCCGGGGCGCGGGCGCGAAGTATCCCGATATCTCGTCGCATGATTTCCTCATGCAACGTCTGCGCGAAATCGGGCTTTTGAAGTAG
- a CDS encoding SUMF1/EgtB/PvdO family nonheme iron enzyme, which produces MKAGLFFLILICAVFETSWTLAACTSPTAAEGVRNYFSDDKKYKLCARDVWNDFVTTGTLTSCSKEAEIEYDPAQTAFKYCNGSNWVRILDVDAGLGSACSVQGRQEYNATTKELLYCDGTNWRTMASAFCPTGYIRVPGDVTFGTSNFCVAKYEMKNVSGVATSVPAGTPWGSITRNGARTQCANLGTGYRLISNAEWMTIARNIELDARNWSGGSVGSGAVNRGNTENGGLQAASANDNQSCLGTGQTCDLSTWNRLRRTHWLSNNRVIWDLSGNIREMIYDDFSSLGTSPTFVSGVDVWVEHSTLSATNRTLLSPSSSSRNAAEGMGRAQGQSASAVLVERGGAQNFWDSAGIYTVLISGDATGSNFYLIGFRCTYTP; this is translated from the coding sequence ATGAAAGCCGGCCTTTTTTTTCTCATTTTGATTTGTGCGGTTTTTGAGACATCCTGGACTCTCGCGGCGTGCACCTCCCCCACTGCGGCTGAAGGTGTCCGAAACTATTTTTCGGACGACAAGAAATACAAGCTGTGCGCGCGCGATGTCTGGAACGATTTCGTCACGACGGGGACTCTCACCTCCTGCTCCAAAGAGGCCGAGATTGAATATGATCCGGCGCAGACGGCATTCAAATACTGTAATGGTTCGAATTGGGTGAGGATCCTTGACGTCGATGCCGGCTTGGGGAGCGCATGTTCGGTGCAAGGGCGGCAAGAGTACAACGCAACGACCAAAGAGCTTCTTTATTGTGACGGCACCAACTGGCGAACCATGGCTTCGGCTTTCTGTCCGACGGGTTATATCCGGGTTCCGGGAGATGTCACGTTCGGGACTTCGAATTTCTGTGTGGCCAAATATGAAATGAAAAACGTGAGCGGAGTCGCTACCTCCGTTCCCGCTGGAACCCCTTGGGGCAGTATCACGCGCAATGGTGCGCGGACCCAGTGCGCGAACTTGGGCACGGGTTACCGGCTGATCTCCAATGCGGAGTGGATGACCATCGCTCGCAACATCGAGCTCGATGCGCGCAACTGGTCGGGTGGCAGCGTAGGCAGCGGAGCCGTGAATCGTGGCAATACGGAAAACGGCGGTTTGCAAGCGGCTTCCGCGAACGACAATCAATCCTGCCTTGGTACGGGCCAAACCTGCGATCTGTCGACGTGGAACCGTTTGCGACGAACGCATTGGCTATCGAATAACCGGGTGATTTGGGATTTGTCGGGCAATATCCGCGAAATGATTTATGATGATTTCTCGAGTTTGGGGACCTCGCCGACCTTCGTTTCCGGGGTGGATGTTTGGGTCGAGCATAGTACCTTGTCGGCGACGAATCGTACGCTTCTTTCGCCCTCGTCGAGTTCACGAAATGCCGCTGAGGGCATGGGACGTGCGCAAGGACAAAGTGCCAGCGCCGTTCTGGTCGAGCGCGGAGGCGCGCAAAATTTCTGGGACTCCGCCGGGATCTACACGGTCTTGATCTCAGGTGATGCCACGGGATCGAATTTCTATCTTATCGGATTCAGGTGTACCTATACTCCCTAG
- a CDS encoding alpha/beta fold hydrolase has translation MNKVLPLLPCEPPLWAPDRHSQTILGEMLWSPSIRQPGRRLEVGLPDGDRVVCRLYDQDSDCVVVLFHGLAGSAQSKYMQRVAHEFLREKYSVCLMNHRNCGEGKGLAREPYHSGKSGDLGAVIKRLRTEFPGKKIMAIGFSMSANALLLLMSRVLPGLNVFTLDEFAQAEAKHPLDLPDYAIAVNPPINLQKTTEWFDAWSNKAYAVYFMSYLQVLIRDMDRDGLMKAPPSMSWFNSIGAFDNYFTAPVGGFKSAMEYYTNCSSRSHLTKIDRQTIILTSADDPFIDGSDFLKTDLSKDVHLHMEQVGGHMGYIHNDYTPIGSNRWLDYALLETAKLMLY, from the coding sequence ATGAACAAAGTCCTTCCCCTATTGCCATGTGAGCCGCCGCTGTGGGCTCCGGATCGTCACTCGCAGACGATCCTGGGGGAGATGTTGTGGTCACCCAGCATTCGTCAGCCGGGCCGTCGCCTGGAAGTCGGACTGCCCGACGGCGACCGCGTCGTTTGTCGCCTCTACGATCAAGATTCGGACTGCGTCGTCGTTTTATTCCACGGCCTGGCGGGCTCGGCGCAATCGAAGTACATGCAGCGCGTGGCGCACGAATTTTTGCGCGAAAAATACTCCGTCTGTCTGATGAACCACCGTAACTGCGGCGAAGGCAAGGGACTGGCGCGCGAGCCTTACCACAGCGGGAAGTCCGGCGACTTGGGCGCCGTGATCAAACGTCTGCGCACCGAATTCCCCGGCAAAAAAATCATGGCGATCGGTTTCTCCATGAGCGCGAACGCGCTGCTTTTGCTGATGAGCCGCGTGCTGCCGGGTCTGAACGTCTTCACGCTCGACGAATTCGCCCAGGCGGAAGCGAAACATCCCCTGGATCTTCCCGATTACGCGATCGCGGTGAATCCACCGATCAATCTGCAAAAAACCACCGAGTGGTTCGACGCGTGGTCGAACAAGGCCTACGCGGTCTACTTCATGTCGTACCTGCAAGTCTTGATTCGCGACATGGATCGCGACGGCTTGATGAAAGCGCCGCCCTCCATGAGCTGGTTCAACTCCATCGGCGCATTCGACAACTACTTCACGGCCCCCGTGGGCGGCTTCAAAAGCGCGATGGAGTATTACACGAATTGCAGCTCGCGCAGTCATCTGACCAAGATCGATCGCCAGACGATCATTCTGACCAGCGCGGACGATCCGTTCATCGACGGCAGCGACTTCTTGAAGACCGATTTGTCCAAAGACGTGCATCTGCACATGGAGCAGGTCGGCGGCCACATGGGTTACATCCACAACGACTACACGCCCATCGGCTCGAATCGCTGGTTGGACTACGCGCTCCTCGAGACCGCGAAGCTCATGCTGTACTAG
- a CDS encoding valine--tRNA ligase, with amino-acid sequence MSSNEKSAQALSDRYNPTDVEARIYGWWEKSGYFKAQDQSTKPPFSIILPPPNVTGFLHLGHALDHTIQDCLIRWKRMSGFNAMWLPGTDHAGIATQSVVEKELKKEGLTRHGLGREKFVERVWAWKNQYGNRIYNQMRQLGDSCDWDRAVFTLDPGVSKAVRKTFVSLYKKGWIYRGQRLVNWSGPLETAISDLEVEHKTVKGSMWHIRYPLEDGSAQLIIATTRPETLLGDTAVCVHPDDERYKHLIGKNVILPLLNRKIPIIADTYVDPAFGSGVVKITPAHDFNDYKIGKTHKLPFINILTKQTLLNENAGPYQGLSVVEARKKVLEDLKAKELFEKEEPHSLNVGHCSRSGAVVEPFLSEQWFVKTEHLAVPAQRVVESGTIKIEPENWTKVYLHWMSIIEDWCISRQLWWGHRIPAWFCTSCEHITVAEEDPHSCEKCGKPTIAQDEDVLDTWFSSALWPFSTMGWPEETEALKTFYPTNFLITGHDILFFWVARMVMMGLEFRRDVPFRHVYLHGIVRDAQGRKMSKSTGNSVDPVELIEKYGADALRFSFLAHMHGGKDFKFSEQRTEGYRNFMNKIWNATRFALGSLQDFQPGPEGAKMLPQKANLSPYDQWILTKLGTTMKAVDEALEQTRFSDAASALYSFVWYDFCDWYIEFCKPIYASGSPAEKQATQTVMALVLNRIMRLLHPLAPFITEELYQKLPLKGEACIVDQYPTARNDRDLLALGSDAAAREVDLIKDVVSAIRNIRGENRISPAVKINVRMAPSDDFAQKVLGAHKGSIMAMARLETLDIGAEGSLSKCAVALCQSEQSTVKVIIPLEGLVNIEEEIKRIEKTIEKANKDIAMLSGRLNNENFVKNAAEEVVEADRKLLEDARNQVVTLRESLTRLQS; translated from the coding sequence ATGTCGTCGAATGAAAAGTCCGCGCAAGCTCTGTCCGATCGCTATAATCCCACCGATGTGGAAGCACGTATCTACGGCTGGTGGGAAAAGAGCGGCTACTTCAAAGCTCAAGATCAAAGCACCAAGCCTCCGTTCTCGATCATCCTGCCCCCGCCGAACGTCACCGGCTTTCTGCACTTGGGGCACGCGCTCGATCATACCATCCAGGATTGTTTGATCCGCTGGAAACGTATGAGCGGCTTCAATGCCATGTGGTTGCCGGGAACGGATCACGCGGGCATCGCGACCCAGTCGGTGGTCGAAAAGGAACTCAAAAAAGAAGGTCTCACCCGTCACGGCCTGGGCCGCGAAAAATTCGTCGAGCGCGTCTGGGCTTGGAAGAATCAGTACGGCAACCGCATTTACAATCAAATGCGCCAGCTCGGCGATTCTTGCGACTGGGACCGCGCGGTCTTCACGCTGGACCCCGGCGTTTCCAAAGCCGTCCGTAAAACCTTCGTTTCGCTTTACAAAAAAGGCTGGATCTATCGCGGTCAGCGCCTTGTGAACTGGTCGGGACCGCTCGAGACCGCGATCTCGGATCTCGAAGTCGAACACAAGACCGTCAAAGGCTCGATGTGGCACATCCGCTATCCGCTTGAAGACGGATCGGCACAGCTGATCATCGCGACCACGCGTCCGGAAACGCTCCTCGGCGATACCGCCGTCTGCGTGCATCCCGATGACGAACGTTACAAACACCTCATCGGTAAAAACGTGATCCTGCCGCTCTTGAACCGCAAGATCCCGATCATCGCGGACACCTACGTTGATCCCGCGTTCGGCTCGGGCGTCGTGAAGATCACGCCCGCGCACGACTTCAACGACTACAAGATCGGGAAGACGCACAAGCTGCCGTTCATCAACATCCTGACCAAACAGACGCTGCTGAACGAAAACGCGGGTCCCTACCAAGGTCTCTCGGTGGTGGAAGCGCGCAAAAAAGTTCTGGAAGACCTGAAGGCCAAGGAACTCTTCGAAAAAGAAGAGCCGCACTCGCTGAACGTGGGTCACTGCTCGCGCTCGGGCGCGGTCGTGGAGCCCTTCTTGTCGGAGCAGTGGTTCGTGAAGACCGAACACCTCGCCGTCCCCGCCCAGCGCGTGGTCGAATCCGGCACGATCAAAATCGAACCCGAAAATTGGACGAAGGTTTACCTGCACTGGATGTCGATCATCGAGGACTGGTGCATCTCGCGCCAGCTGTGGTGGGGTCACCGTATTCCCGCGTGGTTCTGTACCTCGTGTGAACACATCACCGTCGCCGAAGAAGATCCGCACTCCTGCGAAAAGTGCGGTAAACCCACGATCGCGCAGGATGAAGACGTCCTCGACACCTGGTTCAGCTCGGCGCTTTGGCCGTTCTCGACGATGGGTTGGCCGGAAGAGACCGAAGCGCTCAAAACCTTCTACCCGACGAACTTCCTGATCACCGGACACGACATCCTGTTCTTCTGGGTGGCGCGTATGGTGATGATGGGACTCGAGTTCCGTCGCGACGTCCCCTTCCGTCACGTCTACCTGCACGGCATCGTCCGCGATGCCCAGGGCCGCAAGATGTCCAAGTCGACCGGCAACTCGGTCGATCCCGTGGAGCTGATCGAAAAGTACGGCGCGGACGCCCTCCGCTTCTCGTTCCTGGCGCACATGCACGGCGGAAAGGACTTCAAGTTCAGCGAACAGCGGACCGAAGGCTACCGCAACTTCATGAACAAGATCTGGAACGCGACCCGTTTCGCGCTCGGCTCGCTGCAGGACTTCCAGCCCGGCCCCGAGGGCGCGAAGATGTTGCCGCAAAAAGCGAATCTTTCGCCTTACGATCAGTGGATCCTCACGAAGCTCGGCACAACCATGAAAGCCGTCGACGAAGCACTGGAGCAAACCCGCTTCTCGGACGCGGCCTCGGCGCTCTACAGCTTCGTGTGGTACGACTTCTGCGACTGGTACATCGAGTTCTGTAAGCCCATCTACGCCTCGGGATCGCCCGCGGAAAAGCAGGCGACCCAAACGGTCATGGCTTTGGTCCTCAACCGGATCATGCGCCTTCTGCACCCGCTGGCACCCTTCATCACCGAAGAGCTTTACCAAAAGCTCCCGCTGAAAGGCGAAGCTTGCATCGTCGACCAGTACCCGACCGCACGCAACGATCGCGATCTGCTCGCGCTCGGTTCGGATGCGGCCGCACGCGAAGTGGATTTGATCAAGGACGTCGTCTCGGCGATCCGTAACATCCGTGGGGAAAATCGGATCTCGCCCGCCGTGAAGATCAACGTGCGCATGGCACCGTCGGACGATTTCGCACAGAAAGTTCTGGGCGCGCACAAGGGTTCGATCATGGCCATGGCCCGTCTGGAAACTCTCGACATCGGCGCCGAAGGCTCGCTGTCGAAGTGCGCGGTGGCACTCTGCCAAAGCGAACAGTCGACCGTGAAAGTCATCATCCCGCTGGAAGGCCTCGTGAACATCGAGGAAGAGATCAAACGTATCGAAAAGACCATCGAGAAGGCGAACAAAGACATCGCGATGCTTTCGGGACGTTTGAACAACGAAAACTTCGTGAAGAACGCGGCCGAAGAGGTCGTCGAAGCCGACCGCAAACTTTTGGAAGACGCCCGCAATCAGGTCGTCACCCTACGGGAATCGCTGACCCGCCTGCAATCCTAA